CAGAGAATACGAGGTGTATAGAATAGATGGTGTTATTCTGTTGAAGATTAAGTTGTGATAAATTAACAGGATGTGCAGAAAGTGAGTGACTGAGCTGAACATTTTGGTAAAAACTTTTCTTCTAATATCACAATTAGgtcaaacaaaattaattatttaaataattacttagaTCGGTGACTAACTACATATTATGGATTATGGTTTGTCAGTTGGTTACCACCCGAGTCAGCGTTGATCTATGGTAGGCTTAGATTAATCGCTCATCTAAAACCGTTGATCACTGTGTTGAGAGGATTATACAGTCTGATTAGTAGCTGACCGTCTAGGTTCTTCATACAAGTCATGAAGACTATAGCTCTTGTTATAACATTAGTGTTTTCATACAATAAAAGCCAAGCTAAGTAGAATTACTCCTACACTGCACTGAGCTGCGatcataggattcgatactattttcgaaactacacaaatgtACCTATGGAAcgaacaaatgtcacttttggaactaacaaatttgttgcaaatttgccttacattttgacagcgaCAGTTGACGAcactgttctttttccatagtttcgaatcctgtgatcgcgaCACTGTAGTAGTCATTGCCAAGGCCGATATTCGTAACCTTTCGAGAACATTAACACAATGACCGAGTTAAcagattttttttgtttatattttgcaTCTCGCAAATCCAGTCGAAGCAAATGAAACAACGGAAGACCACAGACCAGTAATTGCTGTAATTTGTACAACTATGCCACTTTTTGTTTGGTGAAAGGACCTACTTTGGCATGTGATTAAGTATTTCAAATACAGTGAAAATGAAACTAATTCTTATTTTAGTACTTGTCATCCTATGTTTTGGCGCTGCAAATTCAACTTTGTAGAGGCTTCGTTCAATGTTGTTTTTGTGTGGTCACCTTTGTATCAATGCAGTTATATTATAGAAttgtatacagagtgttgcaaaaagagtataatGAAAGAAGAAAGGGGACTACTCTAAGAGTCGttctaaacaactttattCCTTGGACAATTGAACTTTTTCTGGTTAATATTTTGGTTCTCGATAGAATCTTGACTGCCAATCTCTAatagtggagaggcactataaTAGAGTATTTGTTGGTCACGtatgactttttactatgggtatgattttttaaaggattttaaaaaacatataacTTACAAAACTTGTTCACAATGGCTATGTAATTAATTGGCTATGTAATGTACGTAATGAATAAACGTAActttgatacaaaaaaaaaaacaaaaatgaccccctgagtcaccctgtATGTAGATACAAATTGGTATCCAATAACACCCAGTCCCGCTATTGGTCAACTGGTACTCCAGATATAAGTGCGTTCTCAATACGAGAGTGCAGCAGGACATCATATAACGGTGTATAAGAAAGTACTCTGATGAGGTTCTACCGTTAAGACGGTATGTGTACATACAGTCATacatatgtaagtacctatgccCGCATTCCCAATCGCGCCAAAGATGAAGCATCCTATataaagtacataatttttaataccCTTTCATCcagaaaacaataaattatttaaagttcACGGTGCAAGAAGCTTAAATATATACAAGGAATTGCAATCTATACGACTCTAGCTATGAATAGTTATTAATTGCTTCTTGGCAAAAATGCtcttttttgtaatattagtATCATGAAGGGAGCTTTTTGTACGTGCTGACCTTTAGTCAATAAAGGCGATAATACCTAACCATAACTTAACCAGGCTGCAGTAGCACAAAGCATTAAACTGCATAATATTTGCTATAAACAACCATACTAAAGtatcatattcgtaaaaataaaactttaacgttatttttagCAGTAGTACAGTACAAAAAAATCTTGAGTTTGAATACCtggttaacaaaatatttttaaacattttcatcatcatcgtcagccTGTGGGGCTGGACACCTTAAGAAAGGCCATTCAAACTGTGTAAATGAAATATGGCTTTTTTTTACATGAACTTTAATATCCCaattatacaaaattttacagctagcttttttaattttatagcgATATTTTACaagggaaaatttacatactgtcaaatatatcaaaatcaaATACATAAGTTTTCGGGAGCTTGTTATTCACACCCTGTACAATGCACTACATACAGTAACATGTTCAATAACAATCCATAATCTCGAACAGTACTGAAGTACATGTTAATTTGTGACGTCGCCGTTTGTTTGCATAGAGTCGGTTGACTGTACCCTCTAGCCGTAGCCATAACGGGACTATTCATGATAGATATGCATTTCTTAAGCGATTCTTAACTCTTTCTCGACCAATCGCTGCTATTGGTGGATGCAGAAGGAAACAATCAGAACAGTTATTGAATTGCATGCAAAAGCTTTTGTGtgaaatagtatttttttagagATCGATCGTTACCAAAGTTCTAAATCGAACTTACAGAAATATACCTAACGTCATCGCTAATTTTAATGCGAAAGGTATATAGAACGGTTAAAATCAGCCAAATAGGGTGCCATTTCCAAGgcactaataaaaaaaatcactaTCTCTTAGGAATTGCTTACATTACATGTATTTGTATACTGAGTAGGAAGGAAAGACTGTGGATGTGGAGGTGTGGAGGTGTGTTGGGATAGCGGTACCGgcgctgcgccggcgcagggCCCGCGAGCGGCAGTCGCCGACCAACCACCGCGCAGCTAGGCAATGTCGTTccgaatttaaattttactttttaaattatttatttatttattttttacttagtGACTGCAAGTGCTTTCAAtgaaagtaagtacttacttatattttcatgtgcttttttcataatttcttTCTCTCTCTTAGttatatcaatatttattttatatgaagtgatacgtaaaataatataaaataatccaCATCTAAATCAGAAACAAAGATTACCGTACAAACCTTTTCATGTTATGCTTAGAGGATACTGGATATACCTaacacattataatataacacGGTTGTCGGAAGAGACTAAAAAGCTCATTTGGTCCAATATTATTAATCATACATAATGAAATTACTGAACAAAGTACATTAAAAACTACCTTACAATAAATTTCCGCTAGCCGGCCGGTGGGCTGACATTGCAACTTTACTTCCAACTTAGACACCTCGGGCATCGATTATCATTTATACACCCACCTGACACCCACACGCCTTAACTACCCAAACAAAAGGGTTGCGTGAAATGGGCAAATTATGGTTTAGTTCGGACTATTTCATGGTAATGTACGTGTTAGAGTGAGACATTCAAAACCTAATCTGAGTGCGTTGATAAAGTTTTTCAGGAAATTataggttttattttgttttatatcgTATACATGACATCCTCTTGTCCATACTCCGGTCTCTCAATATATCTGGTTTAGTAGCCGAGTGGTTCACTTCATATCTGTGTGGTCGCCGACAACGCATCCGTACGGATAACGTTGAATCGGATTGGTGTGATGTTACAGCCGGCGTTCCGCAGGGTGGTGTCCTTTCCCCTATCCTATTTTCCGTATTCATCAACACCCTTGTATCCGTCCTTAAGTATAGCTCTTACCACCTGTACGCTGATGACCTTCAGTTGTATGTTCCATGTGGTCCCGATGACGTCCTAGAGGCAATTAACAAGATGAGTGCCGATCTTGAAGCAGTCAAAACTTGGACAGCTCATTATGGTCTTCTTGTTAATCCCTCAAAGACGCAAGTTATGTTTGTGGGCAGCAGGTTTCACCTGGCCAGACTTGGACCGTTACCACCCGTTGTGTTCGATGGAATTAGCTTGTCATACTGTGACAATGTAAAAAATCTTGGTCTCCACATACAGAGCAATTTGTCTTGGGAGCTGCAGGTTTCTGAGGTCAGCCGTAAGATCTATGCATCCATGCATGGACTTAAACGCCTTCAGAACTTCCTGCCGTACTCGACCAAAGTTACGCTAGTCAACTCACTGTTGCTTCCAATTATTGATTATGCAGATGTGTGCTATCCCGATCTCACCGAAGAGCTACTTGATAAACTCGACCGTCTGCTCAACTTATGCATTCGCTATATTTTTGGCCTGCGTAAGTATGATCATGTCTCTGATTTTCGTAacaaactcaagtggctcaatATCCGTCACCGAAGGAATGCTCATATTCTATCTCTTGTTCATAGTATAGTCTACAATGCTTGTGCCCCATCCTACCTAACAGAACGCTTCACGTTCTTCGACTTTTCTGACCGTCCTCAACGGTCAAGTCGCAATCTTCTCTTTCGTACCCCAGAGCATAATGCGGCAGGGTATTCTGATTCTTTCGCTGTGACAGCGGTTCGCTTGTGGAACAAGTTACCACTGGATATAAGACAAACTAAGTCTATAGatctttttaaatctaaagttCGTCTCCACTACCTCCAAGAGCAGAACATTCTGCCTAACTGATCCCTATctgtgtgatgatgatgatgatagtaattttatgtatgtatttatgtatgtatgtaatgtatttatttaggtatcatgtgtatatttatattgtatagataggtatatattaagaCATTAATATTTCGGTTAAGTACTCAATATAAACCATCTTCTTTCCTCAAAGCAttaagcactaccaatcactttttcaacatcaccaaaggttaactggtagaaaatgctgctagcattaagttcgcctttgtaccaatttactttgtgcaataaagaatttaataataatataatataacctaCATGAATTACCGCGTAGACTAAATACTTCCATTTCATTATTTCCCAGTGgcttatcttttaaaataattatttttttcagttcatCATGAAAGAGCTTTACAAGACTGCGAtactattaataatttatttagcaTTAACAACCGCTTTAAAAAGCTACGATGACGAGGAAGCATCGATTGACAATGAACCTGAAAACATACTGGACGCTTTCATGCCTGAAGACAACAAGCACACGAGAACCATTCGCTCACTGAACAAGTACATAAGCGGCAAGAAACATGGTGAAAACTTTAGTAGCAGGAAAGCGAAAATCCTTTGGCCGTACCCAGCGGACTACAAGACGGAAAACGAAACTTTTGAACCGGATAGTATAGATCATAGCGTAAGCAACAGACAGAAGCGTCTACTCTGGTCGTACCCCCAGAGCCCCGTGGTGGACATGATGCTGCAGTCCCCCGCTCTGGGGTACGCTCCGCACAACCCCAACGACCCCTTCGACTACTTGAGGGACTCTTACCCCCTCCCCAAAGGTAAGTGGTTAGGTGATTATTAATTGTAGTTTAAACAGTAAAAATCTTAATGCTTTAAAAGATAATCTATAGAGGGTCATGGCctaggttattattattatgtatgatattatattgtttatattcatataaatGAATAGGTTTCTCATTGTTATCATTTTGTACTTaatgacttttttttaaagtgttaATGACTGTAGgcaatttaattttgtagaaTAAACTTCCGCAATGTTGCAATTAAGTTAGGTATTTTACATAACAATCATTTCACTAAAATGTTGTGTTAATTTCAGatgaaaatacctaatattcaTTTAATCCATCTACGTTTTATTCTGATCGACTTTTAAATAACGATTCGctgaattaattaatcaaattataatcattcaaattaattcaattagGAGAAACATAACAAAACCGGAGCATTGACCAGCGCAGGATTACTTAATCGAAATGACAGTAAAAGTGAAAGGCTATTTTTGGCAACAGATTTTAGATATTGAAAGTGTGATTATGATAGGatctgtatttatatttaaatttatttttaagtcttGAGATAAGCTTTGTCTGAGAGCTTTACCTACTTTTGGGTTTCTTACTTTCTGGGATATAAAGAgtagcatattttttatacctatacggtatttttttcttacaaTCTTATGCAGCTTTTCAGGCTGAAAATTAGAACAAACAAATAACTCAAAATCTTCCCACTGTTTAACACCCTACGACGAAAAGGGAGTTAATTCAAGTGTAATGTGTCCTTGTGTTTGTGTATGGTAGggcggccgaatggcgtagtggttagtgaccctgactactgagacgaaggtcccgggttcgattcccggctggggcatatatttgtgtaaacacagatatttgttctcgggtcttggatgtgcccgtgaaatggcaataggcccgccccctattacattgggactaacataacactctggcgaaaagtgggtgcagcaatgcacctctgcctaccccgcaagggatcTGGCTGTCGTAGCTCCCAAGACGAACcgattttatgttttttttttcaatcatgtttttttaaagtgcCTATGTGTCTACACATTTTCCCACTTCCCCAGGTGCCACGGACCCCCTAGACGAGTACGACTACATCATCGTGGGCGCCGGCTCCGCTGGGTCCGTCCTCGCCTCCCGCCTCACTGAAGACAAGCCTCGAGCCTCCGTCCTGCTACTGGAGGCCGGCCAGCCCGAGATGCTGCTGACCGACGTGCCCGCGCTCGTGCAGTACCTGCAGTTCACGGACTACGCCTGGCACTACTCCACGGAGCACCAGCCGGGAGTGTGTCTTGGTGAGTAATTATAGTCCTAGAGCAAGCaagagatagatagataaaacaTTTAGTATAGGATTAGATAGATACAGAATAGTTAAATATATAGGCGGAATGTGTGTGTTGAAGCAGACCAAGGGAGAAGCAACTCATCGCATACGTTTGCCCTTAGGGCCAAACCACAGATTTTGAGTTACGTAAAGTTATCTCCCATTAAGAGGAGGGTTgagtatgtttatttatgcGTGTGCATCGCTAGCAAATGGATGAAAAGgttgtaattaataaaatgagaTGCACAAAAAGAGGAAGTATTAACTTCATTATAAACATCCGACGCACCCTGGGCTgccagcgactgacgctaacTTTATGAATCATTTCACCACGCTGACAAATCCTAGACTGGCGTTGGTAGCGTTGGTCACACTGTCACCCAAGACGAgacgatgaataaaataatattttgggtATTTAAGAGATGGCTCGGTTCAACCAGAGTAAATCATAATACTGTGGTTCACCATTCAAAAGTTGTGCATTGACAATGGAAGTGTGTCACTGTTGGATGTTGaggttaattttattttctttttacttTCATTCACTAATTAAAGCTTGTCAAGAGTTACCTTCCCTTTTTCGATttcttatgtttttatttcttcaACTGTATTGAGGACTCAATGAAGAGTTCGATGTATGTCATtgacatacattttttttcgttGTGTACACTCACAAACAACTCAATACAAATAAGAACTTTCACTaatggtaaaaaaaataaacagtcCAGTCATTATGTTTATTGAACCCACAAAAAGTACCACTCGGTAGCAATAACATGATTCATTGATTGACGTAGCACTTcttattatgtgtatttatagaacataattatatttactgttagGGTACTcttaaaaagttattcagCTACAgttataaatgatattttttatgacatgatTGTTAATGCGcaggtttattatatttgtatttatccAAATATCCATCAATAATTTACTGctttatatgttttataattaccGTATTACTCTGTACTCTTGCTTCGTTTTCCGACTTTGTACCGCTGTTTGGCAGGTATATATGTATTGGTACAGCAGGACGTTCTCTGGCTGATATGATCTAATAGTTCTTAACGTGTCAGTGACACTAGCTATAGattagggtttgtcaccatggTTAAAGTATTATTGCCTAGTCAGAATAGCGTTTAGAAAAGGATTTATAATAAGCCGAACAACTATTTTTCTAGGACTTATGGAAATTCGCAAAATtgcacataaataaaatcatatcaTCCATATCAAACAAGGAGGCTCATTTCATACACTTCCACCGataataataatcacgaaATGTCCAGTTTTATACGCGAAAACACGCTTAATCATAACCATAACTTACATTTCCAGGCAGCGAGGAGCACCGCTGCTTCTGGCCGCGCGGCAAGGCGGTGGGCGGCACCAGCGTCACCAACTACATGGTGTACACGCGGGGGCGCCCCGCCGACTGGGACCGCATCGCGCAGGACGGCAACTATGGCTGGTGAGtctactatacagggtgttgcaaggCGGTGGGCGACACAGGCGTCACCTGTAGGCATAGCACAGGAGGGGCTTAGATGCTGTAAATGTAGGTTCCAGCTTAGTATTccctttttaaccgacttcaaaaaaaggaggaggttcaccgattactccgccgtttatgaaccgattttgaaaattctttttttgttgtattgggttgagctcccaggtggtcccattttttttcagaattttatctcacccccaagtgtgggtaaaggggtaaaaacagggtatgaatttccattttgggcacatgtcaaccgattctaatgaaattaagaacgtaaatatagttcttataacaaaaaaaatatgatggtgaccttgagctgatctgattggctgaactcctcaacggtatatagcaactacttcgtgtttaggcttgaatgattcgtattgattagtaggactttttggtattatttgcaccttacttttgattgaaaattattgcaaataaactaaaaactataaaataaaataataattaaaaaaattaaaaaaccgacttcaaaaaaccactaaaatgtaagaaataatttaaggtttacacaaattctactcgtatgtgacagtacaaatatacctaagcaggaactgttcttttttgaagttggtgccatatttcttcagattactttgtcaccgcaccaacatgaaaaaagaacagttcctgcttaggtatatttgttctgtcacatacgagtagaatttgtgtaaaccttaaattatttcttacattttagtggttttttgaagtcggttttttaatttttgcaacactctgtacaCAAATTGAAAAACCAACAAACGAGAGTTGTCAACCAATTGGTAGGTTACGTTAACGTACGTTTAATGAAATGAGACTAGGGTGACTTTTACCTGGTTTTTTCACCGCCCGAGAGGGGAAAACTAACTGCAAATACCTACGTATGTAATGGGTGGTAGTGAAGCCACTGCAGCTGTGCTATGCAAATTCGCGTGTACATTTCATTGCTCATGTGATGAGAAAATACGGTTCCTGTACCACAAGTACAGTGTTCCAGTATTTAAGTGCAGcagatataaaatacataaatagatactcacatataggtaatattaaaGTGATTTtccgcgaatttccaaaaatcTGAGTGAGTGTGCAGTATATTGAATTCCTTGAACCATTTTTCAATTACCTgtaataacattttaaaacccCCATAATATATCTTTCTGAGAATATTTATATTCGTAGCTACTTAAGcggtataaaatatgtaccaCATGTCCACGAAaccataatatttatgatttgtaggtatattttatctacgaatacataattatgtattgtattttataccATTCTTCACGTTTCAATAACAATTCGTAACTAACTATTTGAGAATAACGATATATCCATTCACATGTACTCGTAAATggtataatttcaataatttgGTTTGATTATCTTATGATAGTAGGTTATGAATACAACGCACATAATGTATGATGTTGTTTTAGGCCGCGCggtaacaaaaccgttttaaatgaaattagcACCTTTACTGAGTATTTTCCTTCCAGAACCAAAATCAccctttgtatggaaattgagtatgaagaataaaatatatgcttTAATTGCAAAATCGTACTGCATCGTAATAAAACTGCTCAATAGATCCTAAAATGCGATctttgtaataatatttatatgtatgtcCTTCGCCTAAAATGGCGATGCAGTTCGGAATCTAACACGGAAATTAGAAAAATGTGTTACGAAAATAGGTGCCTAATTTTGAAGGAAAATTGAAACGTGAATTCCCGCTATGATTAGTTAGGTGTAGCTAGTAGTACCCACTAGTAGTAGCTGGTTTATTATAAATGGTTTATTGCTACTTTTCAGGTCATACAGTGATGTTCTTCAATATTACATGAAGTCTGAAAGAGCTGAActgaaaaagtataaaaaggCGCCTTACCGAGGCAGGGACGGCGAGCTCACGGTCGAAAATGTACCATTTAAGTAAGTTTCAATTTTGCACTTTATTACCTATTAATGTCCCATCCAGACAGCAGTCCACAAGTATTGTAGCGTGTGGTTGGgggatattttaatattttatgtgggatatatgtataggtaatattatattatattttattcgtaTTTATGAAAAACCATTTAGTAACCCAAGCCCGCGTTCTTTGTGCAAAacagtaagtacataagtactcATGAGTGAATGCTGTAGTTGGGTACTTCGTTACTTCATAAAAATctgaaatgtattttatacagtCATATGCAAATTTTAAACGTATGAATACCTTATAGCAATTAATAGTGAAACAGTTAAAACAACGTCTATCTATAGACCTGATCAAAATTCACCAAAATTACGGAGCGATCACCGGATGGCTGATCTATTATTACTCGCTCATCGGTATCGACCGCTTTCTCACTAAACTCGAGCAGAGCTTATTCAAGAACCTCGTCACAACACTCCGTGCACGTTTGCTCTGGTAAGGAGGTCATTTAAACGTATATTTTATGCATTTCAGAACCGGGCTCGTCGAAGCATTTCTGTCTGCGGGCAGGAAATTGGGGCATCCCACAGTCGATTACAATAGCCCCGACGAACTCGGCTTCGGATACGTACAAACTACCACCGACAAAGGCCACAGGATGAGTTCAGCCAGAGCGTTCCTGCATCCTCACAAGAGAAGGAAGAACTTGCATATTCTCACCGGCAGCCGCGTCACCAAAGTTTTGATTGAACCTCAAAGCAAAAGAGCATATGCCGTCGACTACGTCAGGAATGGCAAGAAGCGCCGAGTGCGATGCCGCCGAGAGGTCATCCTGTCCGCGGGACCGGTCGCCTCGCCGCAGCTACTGATGCTGTCCGGTGTGGGACCGCAACAGCACTTAGAGTCACTCGGTATCCCTGTAGTCAAAGATCTACCAGTAGGTAAAACATTGTATGACCACATAGCTTTTCCGGGAGTAATATTCCGACTGAACACAACCAACGCTAGTCTTCTAGAACCCAAAGTCGCTACATTCCCCAACTTAATGCAATGGCTGCAATTTGGAGATGGCTTGCTCACATCACCTGGTGGTATTGAAGGAATCGGTTACATCAAAACCAAAACATCTAGTCAACCTGCATCTATTCCTGATCTAGAACTTATTAGTTTGGGTTCGTCTCTAAACGTTGACTCTGGAGGCGCCTTCCCGAGGAGTTGGGGTATTTCACAAAACACCTACAACAGCGCTTATTCGTCTCTAAACGGTTTAGACACTTGGTCCGCGGTTGCGATGTTGCTACATCCGAAGTCTAAGGGTTTCATGGAGTTGCGTGACTCGAACCCATATTCGCCACCGAAGCTTTACGGAAACTACTTAACAGATCCATCAGATATGGCAACATTGAAGGAGGGAATacagtacataataaaattggcTGAATCGGATTCGTTTAGGAAGTACAATCCGAAGCTGCATCTGGCTCAGTTTCCGACGTGTGCGACGCACGCACCGGGGTCGGACAGCTACTGGGAGTGTGCGGTGCGGACGATGATGGTGTCTTTGCATCATCAGATCGGGACATGCAGGATGGGTCCGCCGGGGGACCCCGCGGCGGTGGTGGACCCGGAGCTGCGCGTGTACGGGGTCGAGGGGCTGCGCGTCGTGGACTCCAGCGTCATCCCTCGCACCATCTCGGCGCACACAAACGCTCCAGCCATCATGATCGGTGAGAAGGCTGCTGATCTCATCAAGAAGACTTGGGCAAATGCTGTTAGAAGTtaagctatttattttatttcatgatatttttaggtatacgctaagttatttattattattattatactgaaataaattttgaGAGACTgagtatgtttgtaagttatTTAGACCACACCTCATcccattttgtatttttttgctgttttttttttcaatgtttaATTTGCACTTTTAATACTGAAATTTTGTAGGTATTCAACATtgaatggaaaaataaaaatagttttgttGCAAGATATGGAAATGATAATGTTAAAAACGGTGTTACAACTTGCAAGCTTGAAATGAATGTCTCGTGGCAATGTCCTGTTGCTAAGCGATGTTGTAATTTTCCCGCCGAGAGGAGACTGTTACAAACTACTTTCAGCATGCCATTACTTTGTTCCTTTCAGTTGTTATTAAGTTTAAgggtatacagggtgaaatTTCATCAGTGATTTACCCGTAACCGACCTACGAGCAACAAAAAAGGCTAAACCTGACAACTCCatgaataaatatgtggggacgcctacgttggcgcgtagacgtagtgagcgtcgtgacgcggcctacggcgtgacgctggacgcgacctacgccTACCCGGGCTTAATAAGTacttgtaagtacttattaattcCATTGATGACTCTGATAGAATACCTACTGATTCTTGAAAGCATAGTAGTTATGCATCAATgattcaaatcaaatcataAAATTATCTCAAACAAATCAAACTAAAACGCTATTGAGCTTCAGAgtggtaataaaattattatggaCCAAACGTATTGAATTAGGAGTACTTAAGTTACTTCATTTCCTTTTACAGCTTCTTTTCGTTTACGGCGGCCGGGCGGTGGTCGCTGTTGGTCGATAATCAGATAAACTCGTTCAGTAAACCTTCACCATAAAAAGAGGTGCTATAATAATGAATTTTGTATACCTACTGGGCCGAAAAGTGACTCAGGAAGTCATTCTGATCAACTTCAATTTTACaactttacacaaaaaaaactacggtgaacagttttttttttatcgtatCCCCTTCCTATAATATATGAGAGACGGTTAATTGGTTAAGGTtcaaatgcatttttttttttaactattagTGGTTGTAAGTGGTTAAAG
This window of the Plutella xylostella chromosome 12, ilPluXylo3.1, whole genome shotgun sequence genome carries:
- the LOC105383257 gene encoding glucose dehydrogenase [FAD, quinone], whose translation is MKFIMKELYKTAILLIIYLALTTALKSYDDEEASIDNEPENILDAFMPEDNKHTRTIRSLNKYISGKKHGENFSSRKAKILWPYPADYKTENETFEPDSIDHSVSNRQKRLLWSYPQSPVVDMMLQSPALGYAPHNPNDPFDYLRDSYPLPKGATDPLDEYDYIIVGAGSAGSVLASRLTEDKPRASVLLLEAGQPEMLLTDVPALVQYLQFTDYAWHYSTEHQPGVCLGSEEHRCFWPRGKAVGGTSVTNYMVYTRGRPADWDRIAQDGNYGWSYSDVLQYYMKSERAELKKYKKAPYRGRDGELTVENVPFKTGLVEAFLSAGRKLGHPTVDYNSPDELGFGYVQTTTDKGHRMSSARAFLHPHKRRKNLHILTGSRVTKVLIEPQSKRAYAVDYVRNGKKRRVRCRREVILSAGPVASPQLLMLSGVGPQQHLESLGIPVVKDLPVGKTLYDHIAFPGVIFRLNTTNASLLEPKVATFPNLMQWLQFGDGLLTSPGGIEGIGYIKTKTSSQPASIPDLELISLGSSLNVDSGGAFPRSWGISQNTYNSAYSSLNGLDTWSAVAMLLHPKSKGFMELRDSNPYSPPKLYGNYLTDPSDMATLKEGIQYIIKLAESDSFRKYNPKLHLAQFPTCATHAPGSDSYWECAVRTMMVSLHHQIGTCRMGPPGDPAAVVDPELRVYGVEGLRVVDSSVIPRTISAHTNAPAIMIGEKAADLIKKTWANAVRS